The following proteins are co-located in the Microbulbifer sp. VAAF005 genome:
- a CDS encoding sodium:proton antiporter, giving the protein MEVYYTFCFLAAVSVFLGFLNQYVLRAQTTIAITAGALALSLLVTALGKLGVVELRTWADQLLPLLNLEDILLKGMLGFLLFAGSLHIDLLELRNQKLEIGLLAIVGTLISTFVVGALLYWFLMLINMPVAFVYCLLFGALISPTDPIAVLAIMKNLKAPEQVSIQVEGESLFNDGFGIVIFAVIYALAFEGGQPTVPAVAELFAIEALGGILLGLIIGGVFHWAICCTNDHSLELMLTMVIPTAGFSLANVLGVSGALAMVVSGIIIGNFTRERGFSRVSQHELDNFWSITEDFLNGLLFLLVGLFLITIDLRPSDYLLMAVGIVIVLTARVFAVGIPFLYLKSRRKYHPYTNRILIWGGLKGGLALALAMSIPAGSAFVQGQDLRYLWVVMTYGVVLFSIVVQGSTIAPLIRRSREFSEPERDEPQQPTAK; this is encoded by the coding sequence ATGGAAGTTTATTACACCTTTTGTTTTCTTGCCGCCGTATCAGTTTTTCTGGGTTTCTTGAACCAATACGTATTGCGCGCCCAAACCACGATCGCTATTACCGCCGGTGCCCTGGCCTTATCACTATTGGTCACCGCCCTCGGCAAGTTGGGGGTGGTAGAGTTGCGCACCTGGGCAGATCAGCTTCTGCCGCTCCTCAACCTTGAGGATATTCTGCTCAAGGGAATGCTCGGGTTTCTGCTTTTTGCCGGCAGTTTGCATATCGATCTGTTGGAGCTGCGCAACCAGAAACTGGAGATCGGTCTTCTCGCCATTGTCGGTACCCTCATTTCCACCTTTGTGGTCGGGGCCCTTCTTTACTGGTTCCTGATGCTGATCAATATGCCGGTGGCTTTTGTTTACTGCCTGTTATTTGGTGCATTGATCTCTCCCACCGATCCTATCGCCGTACTGGCAATAATGAAAAACCTGAAAGCCCCGGAGCAGGTTTCCATTCAGGTGGAAGGTGAGTCCCTGTTCAACGATGGCTTCGGTATCGTGATCTTCGCGGTGATTTACGCACTCGCTTTCGAAGGCGGCCAACCTACAGTACCGGCAGTGGCTGAGCTATTCGCTATCGAGGCACTGGGGGGCATATTGCTGGGACTGATCATTGGTGGCGTTTTCCACTGGGCTATTTGTTGTACCAATGATCACAGCCTGGAATTGATGCTGACCATGGTTATTCCCACTGCCGGTTTTTCCCTGGCCAATGTGCTCGGGGTCTCCGGCGCCCTGGCAATGGTGGTGAGTGGCATTATTATTGGCAACTTTACCCGCGAGCGCGGCTTTTCCCGGGTGAGCCAACACGAGCTGGATAATTTCTGGAGCATCACCGAGGACTTCCTCAACGGTTTGCTCTTCCTGCTGGTGGGCCTGTTCCTGATTACTATCGACCTGCGCCCCTCCGACTACCTACTGATGGCAGTGGGCATTGTCATTGTTCTCACCGCCCGAGTTTTCGCTGTCGGCATACCCTTCCTGTATTTAAAAAGTCGCCGCAAGTACCACCCCTATACCAACCGGATTTTGATCTGGGGAGGGTTGAAAGGTGGTCTGGCATTGGCGCTAGCGATGTCGATTCCCGCCGGCAGTGCCTTCGTCCAGGGACAGGACCTTCGCTACCTGTGGGTGGTCATGACCTATGGCGTGGTGCTCTTTTCTATCGTCGTACAGGGCTCTACCATAGCGCCATTGATTCGTCGCAGCCGGGAGTTTTCTGAGCCCGAACGCGACGAGCCCCAGCAACCGACAGCCAAATAG
- a CDS encoding DoxX family protein, with product MKHSILCDTSKLIGRVLMSLIFIFAGWNKIGGYEMTEAFMVSMGIPGFILPLVIVIELVGGLAVLLGIFTRISAFVLFLFCLASAFLVHLSPGDATEMTSFMKNITIAGGFLILTCAGAGRFSLDHWIRGK from the coding sequence GTGAAGCATTCGATATTGTGCGACACCTCAAAGCTGATCGGTCGGGTACTGATGTCGCTGATCTTTATATTTGCCGGCTGGAATAAAATTGGCGGCTACGAAATGACAGAGGCCTTTATGGTTTCCATGGGGATACCCGGCTTCATTTTGCCCCTGGTCATCGTTATAGAGTTGGTGGGAGGACTCGCGGTGTTACTGGGGATATTCACCCGGATATCTGCTTTTGTTCTTTTCCTGTTCTGTCTCGCTTCGGCCTTCCTGGTACACCTATCCCCTGGTGATGCAACAGAAATGACCAGCTTTATGAAAAATATCACGATTGCCGGCGGTTTCCTGATTCTTACCTGTGCCGGTGCCGGTCGCTTTAGCCTGGACCATTGGATACGCGGTAAGTAG
- the gstA gene encoding glutathione transferase GstA, whose protein sequence is MKLFYAPGVCSLSPHIVACEAGINLGLQKVNLKTHELENGDDFTRISPKGYVPALQLEGGEVLTEGPAIVQFLAEQKPDAQLAPPVGTLAHYRLLEWLNFLSAEVHKLFKPLFWHGTEEEQEGSRVRLIRWFDYIEGQLDKDYLMGDGFTVADAYLYVLSRWLKHQQFDMPRWPRLQAFQKRMEERPAVQRALQEESLEPV, encoded by the coding sequence ATGAAGCTTTTTTATGCACCGGGTGTTTGCTCTCTATCGCCTCATATTGTTGCTTGTGAAGCAGGGATCAATCTGGGCCTGCAAAAGGTCAATCTAAAAACCCACGAGCTGGAAAACGGCGACGACTTTACAAGGATTAGTCCTAAAGGGTACGTGCCGGCACTGCAACTGGAAGGCGGAGAAGTACTGACAGAAGGTCCGGCAATCGTCCAGTTTTTGGCGGAACAAAAGCCCGACGCGCAACTGGCGCCACCAGTGGGCACCCTGGCCCATTACCGGCTTCTCGAGTGGCTCAACTTCCTCAGTGCTGAAGTCCACAAGCTATTTAAACCACTGTTCTGGCATGGTACAGAAGAGGAGCAGGAGGGTTCCCGGGTTAGGCTTATCCGCTGGTTTGACTATATCGAAGGGCAGCTTGATAAAGACTACTTAATGGGAGACGGTTTCACGGTTGCCGATGCCTACCTGTATGTTCTCTCTCGCTGGCTGAAACATCAGCAGTTTGATATGCCCCGGTGGCCCCGGCTTCAAGCATTCCAAAAGAGAATGGAAGAAAGGCCCGCAGTGCAGCGGGCGCTTCAGGAGGAAAGTTTAGAACCGGTGTAA